The Plectropomus leopardus isolate mb chromosome 2, YSFRI_Pleo_2.0, whole genome shotgun sequence genome has a window encoding:
- the si:ch211-236h17.3 gene encoding carbohydrate sulfotransferase 11 yields MRKPKVTRMVFALCLGCFIMVILYFNSSLKPASETVGERSSGQKSRRSPLQTLYDGDQAESAVQAIHQGRREVLDEACRSYTRKRRVLIPEDLKHVIVDDQHGLLYCYVPKVACTNWKRVLMVLTGVAGSLRDPLAIPANEAHIPGNLRTLSEYSTSQINQRLRSYLKFVFVREPFERLVSAYRNKFTRSYNTAFHKRYGTKIVRRHRQDPQPEALERGNDVSFEEFVYYLVDPATQREEPFNEHWERVHSLCHPCLIHYDVVGKYETLEQDSRYVLQLAGVEDQVSFPASSKSTRTTGDMAAQFFHNISPFYQKKLYNLYRMDFLLFNYSIPAYLKFR; encoded by the exons CCTCAGAGACGGTCGGTGAAAGAAGCAGTGGACAAAAGTCGAGAAGGAGTCCTCTCCAGACGCTTTATGACGGTGACCAG GCTGAATCAGCAGTACAGGCGATCCATCAGGGCAGACGGGAGGTGTTAGATGAAGCCTGCCGCTCCTACACCCGCAAACGGAGAGTGCTCATCCCTGAGGACCTGAAGCACGTCATTGTGGATGACCAGCATGGCTTACTGTACTGCTATGTGCCCAAAGTGGCCTGCACCAACTGGAAGCGGGTGCTCATGGTCCTGACAGGTGTCGCTGGGTCCCTCCGAGACCCACTGGCAATCCCTGCCAATGAAGCCCACATCCCTGGAAACCTCCGCACTCTGTCGGAGTACTCCACCTCACAGATCAACCAGCGCCTGCGCTCCTACCTTAAGTTCGTCTTCGTACGTGAACCCTTTGAGCGGCTGGTCTCTGCGTATCGCAACAAATTCACACGGAGCTACAATACTGCTTTTCATAAACGATATGGCACAAAGATAGTGCGGCGGCACAGACAGGACCCACAGCCAGAAGCTCTGGAGAGAGGAAACGACGTCTCTTTCGAGGAATTTGTTTATTACCTTGTGGACCCGGCAACCCAGCGAGAAGAGCCCTTCAACGAACACTGGGAGCGGGTGCACTCGCTGTGCCACCCCTGCCTCATCCACTACGATGTGGTGGGTAAATACGAGACGCTGGAGCAGGACTCCCGCTACGTGCTACAGCTGGCTGGGGTGGAGGACCAGGTCAGCTTCCCTGCCTCATCCAAGAGCACGAGGACTACAGGAGACATGGCGGCCCAGTTCTTCCATAACATCAGCCCCTTCTACCAGAAGAAACTGTACAACCTCTATCGCATGGACTTCCTGCTCTTCAACTACTCGATACCAGCCTACCTCAAGTTTAGATGA